A genome region from Meleagris gallopavo isolate NT-WF06-2002-E0010 breed Aviagen turkey brand Nicholas breeding stock chromosome 9, Turkey_5.1, whole genome shotgun sequence includes the following:
- the LOC104912121 gene encoding BCL-6 corepressor-like protein 1: MSYSPFRRAPLSDEESKTSSSQHLGSQEFCVSSSLSKVELTAVSSGGSSAQDASGKVEEKIGPKLEEQPPDPNPNPECVGKTVKDDVQGPLASQGDGRGQEPAVPQAAEPESSSADVAGMPADPSSDKQADVPPICSVAPENEAAGKEKTTPSTGAQGPAVLAEGTLSVVATSCSTSASTPATFTLSRVCFPTSQAPAMHKVPLSFQPGTVLSPNQPLVYIPPPSCGQPLTVATLPSTLGVSSTLTLPVLPSYLPERCVPGIIASPELRSYPYTFSVTRPLASDAKVVSVEVNQLSCSSPSGGSGAQTAAEGAPSSTAGPALSSSQPLPAAPCGSAAPSSGTGTQARAAAAPEPHAPGAATSLSPLKSPPQLEREMVSSPECSEMPLDLSSKSNRQKLPPPSQRKTPPMPILTPVHTSGKALLTTVLSKSQRAAQSAGSSVTSCLSTTAPFVIFPEFLRNREQGSWVEEHHSHQHHSRHLRGRCQPRARLAAAQQGPLRELQQGPPPPSQAGADFHHRSGRAPKRWGSLREESQPGGHGETAGSCQETASWQSCSGSSFVSIQGHLHLESCPGERVPTMPCEWQTFQSSAFASRLVSLSSDPSAFDRHLHHGAAAPKPQQLL, encoded by the exons ATGTCTTATTCCCCCTTTAGGAGAGCCCCACTTTCTGATGAGGAGTCTAAaaccagcagctcccagcattTGGGATCTCAAGAGTTTTGCGTCAGTAGCAGCCTTTCCAAG GTGGAGCTCACAGCAGtcagcagtggtggcagcaGTGCCCAGGATGCAAGTGGCAAGGTGGAGGAAAAGATTGGACCCAAACTGGAAGAGCAGCCACCTGATCCTAACCCAAACCCAGAGTGTGTGGGAAAGACTGTGAAAGACGATGTCCAGGGCCCTCTGGCGAGCCAGGGGGATGGCAGAGGGCAGGAGCCTGCAGTCCCCCAAGCTGCTGAGCcggagagcagcagtgctgatgtTGCGGGGATGCCTGCAGATCCTTCCAGCGACAAGCAGGCTGACGTTCCTCCCATCTGCTCTGTGGCTCCAGAGAATGaggcagctgggaaggagaaaaCCACCCCAAGCACTGGAGCGCAAGGGCCAGCAGTGCTGGCGGAAGGGACGTTATCCGTGGTCGCCACCAGCTGCAGCACCTCAGCCTCCACACCTGCAACTTTTACGTTGAGTCGAGTGTGCTTTCCCACATCTCAGGCCCCCGCTATGCACAAAGTGCCCCTGTCCTTTCAGCCTGGGACGGTCCTGAGCCCGAACCAGCCGCTAGTGTACATCCCGCCGCCCAGCTGCGGGCAGCCGCTCACCGTGGCCACGCTTCCAAGCACTTTGGGGGTCTCCTCCACGCTCACCCTTCCCGTCCTGCCTTCCTACCTGCCCGAGCGCTGCGTGCCAGGCATCATTGCTTCCCCGGAGCTGCGTTCCTACCCTTACACCTTCTCTGTCACCAGACCCTTGGCTTCAGATGCCAAAGTGGTGTCGGTGGAGGTGAAtcagctgagctgctcttcGCCCTCAGGTGGAAGCGGTGCCCAGACCGCTGCCGAGGGCGCTCCCTCGTCCACAGCTGGCCCTGCCCTGTCGTCCAGCCAGCCTCTGCCGGCAGCACCGTGTGGAAGCGCTGCTCCCTCTTCTGGCACCGGCACACAAGCCAGAGCAGCGGCAGCTCCCGAGCCGCACGCACCAGGGGCGGCGACTTCGCTTTCGCCTCTGAAGTCCCCTCCGCAGCTGGAGCGTGAGATGGTCTCCTCTCCGGAGTGCAGCGAGATGCCTCTCGATCTCTCCTCCAAGTCCAATCGCCAGAAGCTGCCTCCACCCAGCCAACGCAAAACCCCTCCGATGCCCATCCTCACCCCCGTGCACACCAGCGGCAAAGCACTTCTCACCACGGTCCTGTCCAAGTCCCAGCGCGCGGCACAGAGCGCGGGCAGCAGCGTCACCTCGTGTCTCAGCACCACCGCGCCCTTCGTCATCTTCCCCGAGTTCCTGCGGAACAGAGAGCAGGGCTCCTGGGTTGAAGAACACCACTCTCATCAGCACCATTCCAGGCACCTACGTGGGCGTTGCCAACCCCGTGCCCGCCTCGCTGCTGCTCAGCAAGGACCCCTGCGTGAGCTTCAGCAGGGACCCCCACCACCTTCCCAAGCAGGAGCCGATTTCCATCATCGATCAGGGAGAGCCCCGAAGCGCTGGGGTTCCCTGCGGGAAGAAAGCCAACCAGGCGGGCACGGAGAGACAGCAGGATCCTGCCAAGAGACTGCTTCATGGCAGAGTTGCTCCGGGAGCTCCTTTGTGTCAATCCAAGGACATCTCCACCTGGAATCCTGTCCAGGGGAGCGTGTACCCACGATGCCCTGTGAATGGCAAACCTTCCAATCCTCAGCTTTTGCCTCTCGGCTGGTCTCCTTATCATCAGACCCCTCTGCTTTCGATCGGCATCTCCACCACGGGGCAGCTGCCCCCAAACCCCAACAGCTCCTGTAA
- the LOC100542638 gene encoding LOW QUALITY PROTEIN: BCL-6 corepressor-like protein 1 (The sequence of the model RefSeq protein was modified relative to this genomic sequence to represent the inferred CDS: inserted 1 base in 1 codon) produces PRLPPAECEAASKSNKSCRPLPKPGEEQDSAIPLNTGPSPQTSTLDAKGGKGSXDNPSKSQEHEEPEADSSKEGVVQTEAPQGSCSLKQSDAKPKNQVLAAYLSHDVPVVGQQALRVVPEVPAAPVENQHKEPGCEGSQQPPAAEPLQCTHQVDLCRVKKERVESDVSLPSVTCLRAGAAPQALAEAKLTAAGQVKQESGTRCKSKRQHDGDARQVQKRLKCKAQDGEEPPSKSGSQSVHGRKWRKHHDNLHELSKREGRSGLGSVSDHNSLRVKRKRRRPTKTEFPSPEHRGDSHEEGYLEKKPKNNFRDFIPVVLSSRTRSQSGSVAGSSASVMGECDVTSQDILPLLEEDEEEEEEEEEEEISLKRRKLRKSHQASRYHSHRARDRSVSERSSCHARRSRELPWRVDAPRQLWEPNEEEEDDSHIKRKKRRRQKSRRYQTGEYLTEREEERVGFPHRRRKSKADFRYRKQKESAQGKSTELRLRSRLSPSPRKSQGRPDFRNGFFLEHSDSSPVQEELEKPSGKRKCKTKHLAGICDEGKVKGRWSQPKTHSPKKPQDSWPLCKSHRVSPGSSPELPTAQHIPPEARRLIVNKNAGETLLQRAARLGYKDVVLYCLQKKSSDVNHRDNAGYTALHEACARGWIDILHILLEHGANVNCSAQDGTRPVHDAVANDNLETMWLLLSYGADPTLATYSGQTAVKLATSDVMKRFLCDYLSDLQGRSDGDPRTAWDFYSSSVLEGKDSIGCDLLLNPPGSSDQEEEEQEPDNFMFEFSDKPLLPSYNLQVSVSRGPCNWFLFSDVLKRLKLSSRIFQARFPHFEIATLPRAEFQRQVALSQVLAQDEVQESPEPAQGAAETVELVHYEPELLQLLGSAVEYEAWSS; encoded by the exons CCCAGGCTCCCACCTGCGGAGTGCGAAGCTGCATCCAAGAGCAACAAGAGCTGCCGACCCCTGCCCAAACCTGGCGAGGAGCAGGACAGTGCCATCCCTTTGAACACAGGTCCATCTCCTCAAACCAGCACTTTGGATGcaaaaggaggaaagggaa CGGACAACCCTTCGAAGAGTCAAGAGCATGAGGAGCCGGAGGCTGACTCCAGTAAGGAGGGCGTTGTGCAGACTGAGGCTCCCCAGGGGAGCTGCAGCCTCAAGCAGTCGGATGCAAAGCCTAAAAACCAAGTGTTAGCTGCATACCTGTCGCACGACGTGCCCGTGGTTGGGCAACAAGCCCTGCGGGTGGTTCCAGAGGTACCTGCAGCACCCGTAGAGAATCAGCACAAGGAGCCAGGCTGTGAAGGCTCCCAGCAGCCTCCAGCTGCAGAGCCCCTCCAGTGCACACATCAGGTGGATCTATGCAGGGTGAAGAAGGAGCGCGTGGAGAGCGATGTGTCGTTGCCTTCGGTGACTTGCTTGcgagctggggctgctccccaGGCCTTGGCAGAGGCCAAGCTCACAGCAGCAGGCCAGGTCAAGCAAGAGAGTGGCACACGCTGCAAGTCCAAGCGGCAGCACGACGGCGATGCCAGGCAGGTGCAAAAGAGACTGAAGTGCAAAGCGCAGGATGGCGAGGAGCCCCCGAGCAAATCAGGGAGCCAGAGTGTGCATGGCCGGAAG TGGCGAAAACACCACGACAATCTGCACGAGCTCAGCAAGCGAGAGGGCCGAAGTGGCCTGGGATCAGTGAGTGATCACAACAGCCTCAGGGTAAAGCGTAAGCGCAGGAGGCCGACGAAGACAGAGTTCCCTTCTCCCGAGCACCGTGGGGACAGCCACGAGGAAG GTTACCTTGAGAAGAAGCCCAAGAACAACTTCCGTGACTTCATCCCAGTGGTGCTGAGCAGTCGGACGCGCAGCCAGTCGG GAAGCGTTGCTGGCTCTTCTGCTAGCGTGATGGGAGAATGTGATGTGACCAGTCAGGATATTTTACCTTTGctggaggaggatgaggaagaagaggaggaggaagaggaggaagagataTCCTTGAAACGTCGCAAGCTGCGGAAATCCCACCAGGCATCGCGTTATCACAGCCACAGGGCCAGGGACAGGTCTGTGTCTGAGAGGAGCAGCTGTCATGCGAGGAGGAGCCGGGAGCTGCCCTGGAGAGTGGATGCACCCAGGCAGCTGTGGGAGCCcaacgaggaggaggaggatgacagccacatcaaaagaaagaaaaggagacgACAGAAAAGCCGGAGATACCAGACTGGGGAATATCTGACCGAAAGGGAGGAAGAGCGGGTGGGCTTCCCTCACAGGAGGCGAAAATCCAAAGCAG ATTTTAGGTACCGAAAGCAGAAGGAGTCAGCGCAGGGTAAAAGCACAGAGCTAAGGCTGAGGAGCAGGCTTTCCCCATCCCCCCGGAAATCTCAAGGACGCCCAGACTTTCGGAACGGCTTCTTCTTGGAGCACTCAGACAGCTCTCCTGTccaggaagagctggagaaaCCATCAGGAAAACGCAAATGTAAAACCAAACACCTGGCAGGGATCTGCGATGAGGGAAAG GTGAAAGGACGCTGGAGCCAGCCCAAAACGCACTCTCCGAAGAAGCCCCAGGACTCGTGGCCTCTCTGTAAATCCCATCGTGTCAGCCCAGGGAGCTCCCCTGAGTTGCCTACAGCCCAGCACATTCCTCCTGAGGCACGACGGCTGATAGTGAACAAAAATGCAGGGGAGACCCTCCTGCAGCGAGCAGCTCGCCTGGGCTACAAG GACGTGGTGCTCTATTGcctgcagaaaaagagcagcGATGTGAACCATCGTGACAACGCTGGCTACACAGCTCTGCACGAGGCCTGTGCGCGAGGCTGGATCGACATCCTGCACATCCTGCTGGAGCACGGCGCCAACGTGAACTGCAGCGCGCAGGATGGCACGAG GCCTGTCCATGATGCCGTAGCCAATGACAACCTGGAAACCATGTGGCTTCTACTCTCCTATGGTGCTGATCCCACTCTGGCCACTTACTCCGGGCAGACAGCTGTGAAGCTTGCCACCAGCGACGTGATGAAGCGCTTCCTCTGTG ATTACCTTTCGGATCTCCAGGGGCGCAGTGACGGAGATCCTCGAACAGCGTGGGACTTCTACAGCAGCTCTGTACTTG AGGGAAAAGACAGCATTGGATGCGATCTTCTGCTCAACCCTCCAGGGAGTTCAGaccaggaggaagaggaacaggAACCTGACAACTTCATGTTTGAGTTCTCAGACAAGCCACTGCTGCCCAGCTACAACCTCCAAGTGTCTGTATCTCGGGG GCCCTGCAACTGGTTCCTCTTCTCCGACGTGCTGAAGCGGCTGAAGCTGTCCTCCCGCATCTTCCAGGCCCGCTTCCCACACTTTGAGATTGCCACGTTGCCCAGGGCTGAGTTCCAACGCCAGGTGGCCCTCAGCCAGGTGCTGGCCCAGGACGAGGTGCAGGAGAGCCCCGAGCCGGCGCAGGGTGCTGCAGAGACAGTGGAGCTGGTGCACTATGAGCccgagctgctgcagctgctgggctctgcgGTGGAATACGAGGCGTGGAGCAGCTGA